The following are from one region of the Populus trichocarpa isolate Nisqually-1 chromosome 8, P.trichocarpa_v4.1, whole genome shotgun sequence genome:
- the LOC7457847 gene encoding uncharacterized protein LOC7457847: MDYERIEKPQGGGGGLSPGKLRSMILGVEKKRNQQEQEEELESSNAFRSQLNHLDETGGGSSDNCKDVDVVNVLPEFPASTTADSRAASQMVSDGSRLKDQSFVNSRIRSQEVPSFDYDKSNETAIVLSSISDFQKAERAPQRVPLAPFSKPAPSKWDDAQKWIASPTWNRPKTGHAQVQGGQGPRKTGNALSRQSSTKVVVEVPEQKVVTFEEPDTKRVDTNQAKKETCLQKLQSWEADSYPIVDSYGKPVLMNENSAGQSAISLSRHDSSLAIHSATTFIPPPSTARSVSMRDMGTEMTPIASQEPSRTGTPVRATTPIRSPTSSRPSSPGRTAPASSPTNPPNDHLDPNRGLSEKELKLKTKREIMVLGTQLGKMNIAAWASKEGEDKDASTSLKIIAADQQSKNVIETRAAAWEEAEKAKYMARFKREEMKIHAWENHQKAKTEAEMRKIEVEVERIRGQAQDRLMNKLAAARHKAEEKRATAEAKSNRQAAKTDKQAEYIRRTGRVPSSFTFCGWCW, from the exons GAGGAGGGGGAGGATTGTCACCGGGGAAACTGAGAAGCATGATTCTAGGAgtggaaaagaagagaaatcaaCAAGAACAAGAGGAAGAGCTTGAATCCTCTAACGCGTTCAGATCTCAACTTAATCACCTCGATGAAACTG GTGGCGGCAGTTCTGATAATTGCAAAGATGTAGATGTTGTCAACGTGCTTCCCGAATTCCCTGCTTCAACAACAGCTGATTCCAGGGCTGCATCACAGATGGTCAGTGATGGTAGTAGATTGAAGGATCAATCTTTTGTCAATTCAAGAATCAGGAGCCAGGAAGTCCCATCTTTTGATTATGATAAAAGTAATGAAACTGCAATTGTGCTCTCCTCGATTTCTGATTTTCAAAAGGCTGAGCGGGCCCCACAAAGAGTACCCCTTGCTCCGTTCTCAAAACCAGCACCATCCAAATGGGATGATGCCCAGAAGTGGATAGCAAGCCCCACTTGGAACCGGCCTAAAACAGGGCATGCTCAGGTGCAAGGTGGACAAGGACCGCGGAAGACGGGTAATGCTCTGAGTCGGCAATCTTCTACAAAGGTTGTTGTAGAAGTTCCAGAACAAAAGGTGGTTACATTTGAAGAACCAGATACAAAACGGGTTGATACTAATCAAGCTAAGAAGGAAACTTGTCTGCAGAAACTTCAAAGTTGGGAGGCTGATTCATACCCAATAGTTGATTCCTATGGCAAGCCTGTGCTTATGAATGAGAATTCTGCTGGGCAATCAGCAA TCAGTCTCAGCAGGCATGATTCATCTTTGGCCATACACAGTGCAACTACATTTATCCCGCCTCCTTCAACTGCTAGGTCTGTGTCAATGAGAGATATGGGTACAGAAATGACTCCTATTGCTAGTCAAGAGCCTTCTAGGACAGGAACTCCAGTGAGGGCAACAACACCAATTCGCAGTCCAACTTCTTCCAGGCCTTCAAGTCCTGGCAGAACCGCACCAGCTTCATCTCCAACAAATCCTCCCAATGACCATCTAGATCCAAACAGGGGATTGTCTGAAAAGGAGTTAAAACTGAAAACCAAGAGAGAAATAATGGTTCTAGGGACACAGCTAGGTAAAATGAACATTGCAGCCTGGGCTAGCAAAGAGGGGGAGGACAAGGACGCATCCACTTCACTGAAAATTATAGCAGCTGATCAACAGAGTAAAAATGTGATTGAAACACGTGCAGCAGCATGGGAGGAGGCGGAGAAGGCCAAGTATATGGCCAG GTTTAAACGTGAAGAGATGAAAATTCATGCATGGGAGAATCATCAAAAAGCAAAAACTGAAGCTGAGATGAGAAAAATTGAg GTGGAGGTTGAAAGGATAAGGGGGCAGGCCCAAGATAGGCTTATGAACAAACTAGCAGCAGCAAGGCACAAGGCTGAAGAGAAGCGAGCAACAGCAGAAGCCAAGAGTAACAGGCAGGCTGCGAAAACTGACAAACAGGCAGAGTATATTCGTAGAACTGGTCGTGTTCCTTCCTCGTTTACCTTCTGTGGTTGGTGTTGGTGA